From the genome of Gammaproteobacteria bacterium, one region includes:
- a CDS encoding response regulator, with translation MSAANILVVDDEPTICEMLYFMLGDEGYRVSQALNAGQALDHLHRQVPDIVLVDWMMPGMSGIDLVRNIRANPVTRDLPIIMVTAKTDEQQRVAGLSAGADDYVTKPFFRRELSARIRALLRRTKPHKGLEKITVGAMVLDPAEHRLEIGGKAVAVGPTEFQLLHFLAARPGQVFARRRILDGVWGLNRFVEERTVDVYVRRLRKTLAPHGFREAVATVRGVGYCFRPPE, from the coding sequence GTGAGCGCCGCCAATATCCTGGTGGTGGACGACGAGCCGACGATTTGCGAGATGCTGTACTTCATGCTCGGCGACGAAGGCTACCGGGTCAGCCAGGCGCTCAACGCCGGCCAGGCGCTCGACCATCTGCACCGGCAGGTTCCCGACATCGTGCTGGTGGACTGGATGATGCCCGGCATGAGCGGCATTGACCTGGTGCGCAACATCCGCGCCAACCCGGTGACGCGCGATTTGCCGATCATCATGGTGACGGCCAAGACCGACGAACAGCAGCGGGTCGCCGGCCTGTCGGCGGGCGCCGACGACTATGTGACGAAGCCGTTTTTCAGGCGCGAGTTGAGCGCCCGCATCCGGGCGCTGCTGCGGCGCACGAAACCGCACAAGGGGCTGGAGAAAATCACCGTCGGCGCGATGGTGCTGGACCCGGCGGAGCACCGCCTTGAGATTGGCGGCAAGGCGGTCGCCGTCGGCCCGACCGAATTCCAGTTGCTGCATTTTCTGGCGGCCCGGCCCGGACAGGTGTTCGCGCGCCGGCGCATCCTCGACGGCGTCTGGGGCCTGAACCGCTTCGTCGAGGAGCGCACCGTGGATGTCTATGTCCGCAGGCTGCGCAAGACGCTGGCGCCGCACGGATTCCGCGAGGCCGTCGCCACCGTGCGCGGCGTCGGCTATTGTTTCCGGCCCCCCGAATAA
- the phoR gene encoding phosphate regulon sensor histidine kinase PhoR produces the protein MQDFLRNSLLTLPLFAAAGLLFGLAYDEVALSLLLALLVYVAALLSRLHRLHRQMRKTAAAEWSRGGGEEDAAFDSSHLEKAEGGRGLVVTRDNGDIVWFNRAAAALLGLKAEQDRGADIVHLIRNPDFVRCFAGSRFGRTVETHSPAAPAVGVCVLPGGRGRRLILVDDLSRLQKLETMNRDLIGNVSHELRSPLTVIVGYLDLLDEIGGRGDDRRLDAALTNMRRQSARMQQIVNDLLELSELEVAPPGEQPADVVSVAELVGAIRDEVRELDPSGRCRIVADIGDPGLLGSRARLHSAFFNLVSNAVRYSPDGGTITLRWRGDESGASFCVADEGVGIESYHLPRLTERFYRVDKDRSRTTGGTGLGLAIVKHVLNHHDAELEVQSAPGRGSVFCCRFPASRVAAPRA, from the coding sequence ATGCAGGACTTCCTGCGCAACAGCCTGCTGACGCTGCCGCTGTTCGCGGCGGCGGGGCTGCTGTTCGGCCTCGCCTATGACGAGGTCGCGCTGTCGCTGTTGCTTGCGCTGCTGGTCTATGTCGCGGCGCTGCTGAGCCGCCTGCACCGCCTGCACCGGCAGATGCGAAAGACCGCCGCCGCCGAATGGTCGCGCGGCGGCGGCGAAGAGGACGCCGCGTTTGATTCATCGCACCTGGAGAAGGCCGAAGGCGGGCGCGGCCTCGTCGTGACCCGCGACAACGGCGACATCGTCTGGTTCAACCGCGCCGCCGCCGCGCTGCTCGGCCTGAAGGCGGAACAGGACCGCGGCGCCGACATCGTCCACCTGATACGCAACCCCGATTTCGTCCGCTGTTTCGCCGGCAGCCGTTTCGGGCGGACGGTGGAGACGCACTCGCCCGCCGCGCCCGCCGTCGGCGTCTGCGTGCTGCCCGGCGGGCGCGGGCGGCGGCTGATTCTGGTGGACGACCTGTCGCGCCTGCAGAAACTCGAGACGATGAACCGCGATTTGATCGGCAATGTGTCGCACGAACTGCGTTCGCCGCTGACGGTCATTGTCGGCTACCTCGACCTGCTCGACGAGATTGGCGGGCGCGGCGACGACCGCCGCCTTGACGCGGCGCTGACGAACATGCGCCGGCAGAGCGCGCGCATGCAGCAGATTGTCAACGACCTGCTCGAGTTGAGCGAACTCGAGGTGGCGCCGCCCGGCGAGCAGCCCGCCGATGTCGTCAGCGTCGCCGAACTGGTCGGCGCCATCCGCGACGAGGTGCGCGAACTCGACCCGTCCGGGCGCTGCCGCATCGTCGCCGACATCGGCGACCCCGGCCTGTTGGGCAGCCGCGCGCGGCTGCACAGCGCGTTTTTCAACCTCGTCAGCAACGCCGTCCGCTATTCGCCGGACGGCGGCACCATCACGCTGCGCTGGCGCGGCGACGAATCGGGCGCGAGTTTCTGCGTCGCCGACGAGGGCGTCGGCATCGAGTCGTACCATCTGCCGCGCCTGACCGAGCGTTTTTACCGGGTGGACAAGGACCGCTCGCGCACGACCGGCGGCACCGGCCTCGGGCTTGCCATCGTCAAGCATGTGCTGAACCACCACGACGCCGAACTCGAGGTGCAAAGCGCGCCCGGCAGGGGCAGCGTGTTCTGCTGCCGTTTTCCGGCGTCGCGCGTGGCCGCGCCGCGCGCCTGA
- the egtD gene encoding L-histidine N(alpha)-methyltransferase — MKKPAAAEIECPPCIEVEPCLSVRSLQEDVIDGLFSKPRTLPPKYFYDPAGSHLFDQICDTDEYYLTRAESALLRECADEVVARVRPDHIIEFGSGVSRKSCFLLDACERLGLHCTYWPMDICREVVEDAGRRLAGDYPWLRVNGLVGDYNAGLGNIRLSAGRRLGVFMGSTIGNFNPADAVRFLTDVRSLLADGDRLLLGADRVKEASVLNAAYDDAAGLTARFNLNVLKVLNEGLSADFEPGNFEHHAFFNEWRRQVEMHLVSCARQQVYFGDLDRSLELDAGESICTEISRKFTDDCLASLLRESGFASDRHYVSGDGYFSLVLGRAANAS, encoded by the coding sequence ATGAAGAAGCCAGCCGCCGCAGAGATTGAGTGCCCCCCGTGTATTGAGGTCGAGCCGTGCCTGTCAGTGCGCTCGCTGCAGGAGGACGTCATTGACGGCCTTTTCAGCAAGCCGCGGACACTGCCGCCGAAGTATTTCTACGACCCCGCCGGTTCGCACCTGTTCGACCAGATCTGCGACACCGACGAGTACTACCTGACGCGCGCCGAAAGCGCCCTGTTGCGGGAATGCGCCGACGAGGTCGTCGCGCGCGTGCGCCCCGACCACATCATCGAGTTCGGCAGCGGCGTGTCGCGCAAGAGTTGCTTCCTGCTGGACGCCTGCGAGCGGCTCGGCCTGCATTGCACCTACTGGCCGATGGACATCTGCCGCGAAGTCGTCGAAGACGCCGGACGGCGGCTGGCGGGCGACTATCCGTGGCTGCGGGTGAACGGGCTGGTCGGCGACTACAACGCCGGCCTCGGCAACATCCGGCTCAGCGCGGGGCGGCGCCTCGGCGTGTTCATGGGCAGCACCATCGGCAATTTCAACCCCGCCGACGCGGTCCGGTTTCTGACCGATGTGCGTTCGCTGCTGGCCGACGGCGACCGGCTGCTGCTGGGCGCCGACCGCGTCAAGGAGGCGTCGGTGCTGAACGCGGCCTACGACGACGCCGCCGGCCTGACGGCGCGCTTCAACCTGAATGTGCTGAAGGTGCTGAACGAGGGGCTGTCGGCGGATTTCGAGCCGGGCAACTTCGAGCACCACGCATTTTTCAACGAATGGCGCCGGCAGGTGGAAATGCACCTGGTTTCGTGCGCGCGCCAGCAGGTGTATTTCGGCGACCTCGACCGCAGCCTTGAACTGGACGCCGGCGAATCCATCTGCACCGAGATCAGCCGCAAGTTCACCGACGACTGCCTGGCCTCGCTGCTGCGGGAAAGCGGCTTTGCGAGCGACCGCCATTATGTGTCCGGCGACGGCTATTTCTCGCTGGTGCTGGGCCGCGCCGCCAATGCCTCGTAG
- the egtC gene encoding ergothioneine biosynthesis protein EgtC, whose amino-acid sequence MCRLAAYIGQPLSLKDFLLEPEHSLYRQSWQPQELTYAKLNADGFGFGWYLTGGRPAVYRNPGPIWADANLGGLAESLRRDLWLAMVRSATPGYANGLHNTQPFHDESLLFLHNGFIDNFRGDLRKALLAALDDDIEAAVRGLTDSEYLFALLRQMLRDHGGGVGGALRRTIAWVGERIGARCAMLNLMVGDGDTLYAVRCAFNETAPSLYWLCDGARRFIASERLTPANSGWDAVPEHHLLVVARAGEPSLSAL is encoded by the coding sequence ATGTGCCGTCTCGCCGCCTACATCGGACAGCCGCTGTCGCTGAAGGATTTTCTGCTCGAACCCGAGCACAGCCTCTACCGCCAGTCGTGGCAGCCGCAGGAACTCACCTACGCCAAACTCAACGCCGACGGTTTCGGCTTCGGCTGGTATCTCACTGGCGGGCGGCCCGCGGTCTATCGCAACCCCGGCCCAATCTGGGCCGACGCCAATCTCGGCGGCCTCGCCGAATCGCTGCGCCGCGACCTGTGGCTGGCGATGGTGCGAAGCGCCACGCCCGGCTACGCCAACGGCCTGCACAACACGCAGCCGTTTCACGACGAGTCGCTGCTGTTTCTGCACAACGGCTTTATTGACAACTTCCGCGGCGACCTTCGCAAGGCGCTGCTGGCGGCGCTCGACGACGACATCGAGGCGGCGGTGCGCGGCCTGACCGACTCCGAATACCTGTTCGCGCTGCTGCGCCAGATGCTGCGCGACCATGGGGGCGGCGTCGGCGGCGCGCTGCGGCGCACCATCGCCTGGGTCGGCGAGCGCATCGGCGCGCGCTGCGCGATGCTGAACCTGATGGTCGGCGACGGCGACACGCTCTACGCGGTGCGCTGCGCGTTCAACGAAACCGCGCCGTCGCTGTACTGGCTGTGCGACGGCGCGCGGCGCTTCATCGCGTCGGAACGCCTGACGCCGGCGAACAGCGGCTGGGACGCGGTGCCCGAACACCACCTGCTGGTCGTCGCCCGCGCCGGCGAACCGTCGCTGTCGGCCCTGTGA